In Thermovirga lienii DSM 17291, the sequence AATTAAGAGCCAAGGCAAGGTCTCTGGTTTAAAATGGTAAGCGGAAAAACAAACCCAAACCGGAGGTGACCTTGCAATGGCTCAGTACAATATTACCATCGACTCAGAATTACTGCATCAGTTATTTTTGTCGGACAGTAAGGATTCTGGAGTATCTAAGTTATTGGAGTCGGTATTGAATCAAGTTCTTCAAGCCCAGGCAACGGAACAGTTGAGAGCAGAGGCTTACGAGCGGACAGAGGAAAGACGAGGGTATCGCAACGGGACATACCCGCACAGGCTTACGACGAGAGTAGGGAGCCTTGTTTTGAGGGTGCCCAGGCTTCGTAATGGCAAGTTTTCTACGGAGCTTTTCAGCAGATATCAGAGGAGCGAACAGGCCTTTATTTTGGCTTTGATGGAGATGGTAGTAAATGGGGTATCAACCCGTAAGGTATCTGAGATAACCGAGGAGTTATGTGGAGTAAGGATATCCAAGTCATTGGTGTCGGAATTATGCAGGAGGCTGGATCCAGTTATAGAAGCGTGGAGAGATAGGTCTTTGAAGGACAAGGAGTATCCTTTTTTGATTGTAGATGCATTGGTTATAAGGGTGAGGGAAGAAAACAGGGTCTTACATAGGAGCATGCTTATATGTGTGGGTGTGAACAGAGAAGGTATACGAGAAGTTTTGGGGTTTGTGGTAGGAGATAGCGAATCAGAGGAGAGCTGGGGGGATTTTTTCGGTTGGTTGAAAGATAGAGGTTTAAGAGGTGTGGATTTAGTGGTATCTGACGACCACAAGGGATTAGTAAAGGCTTTGAGGAGAAATTTTCAGGGGTCAAGCTGGCAGAGGTGTCAAACTCATTTTATACGGAACATACTATCTGCTTCACCTAAGGGTCTTCAGGGGGAGCTCAAGACTCGGATACAGGCTATTTTGCATGCTCCGGATATGGGGACAGCCAGGATGTTGTTGATGAGGGTTTTAGAGGAATACGAAGAAAAAGCTCCTAAGGCGATGAGGATTTTGGAAGAGGGATTTGACGATGCTGTGGCGATATTGTCTTTGCCGGAGAAGTATCGTAAGCGTCTGAGGACGACCAACAGTGTGGAGAGATTGAATGAGGAGATAAGGCGTAGGGAGAGGGTTATACGGATATTTCCAAGCAGGGAATCGGCAGTAAGGTTGCTTGGCGCAGTTCTTCTTGAGATAGACAACAAGTGGGCTG encodes:
- a CDS encoding transposase mutator type (PFAM: Transposase, Mutator family~COGs: COG3328 Transposase and inactivated derivatives~InterPro IPR001207~KEGG: slp:Slip_1151 transposase mutator type~PFAM: transposase mutator type~SPTR: Transposase mutator type); protein product: MAQYNITIDSELLHQLFLSDSKDSGVSKLLESVLNQVLQAQATEQLRAEAYERTEERRGYRNGTYPHRLTTRVGSLVLRVPRLRNGKFSTELFSRYQRSEQAFILALMEMVVNGVSTRKVSEITEELCGVRISKSLVSELCRRLDPVIEAWRDRSLKDKEYPFLIVDALVIRVREENRVLHRSMLICVGVNREGIREVLGFVVGDSESEESWGDFFGWLKDRGLRGVDLVVSDDHKGLVKALRRNFQGSSWQRCQTHFIRNILSASPKGLQGELKTRIQAILHAPDMGTARMLLMRVLEEYEEKAPKAMRILEEGFDDAVAILSLPEKYRKRLRTTNSVERLNEEIRRRERVIRIFPSRESAVRLLGAVLLEIDNKWAGGRKYLDMDEYYEYLSQQQSRSSPKIYCL